One genomic region from Haloterrigena gelatinilytica encodes:
- the pth2 gene encoding peptidyl-tRNA hydrolase Pth2, which yields MKQAIVARTDIGMGQGKLAAQVAHASLSAYEKADGQLQSQWKQGGQKKVVLKGESERQLHELAAIADSEGIPNAIVRDAGHTQLEPGTVTTLAVGPAGDDRVDSVTGELSLF from the coding sequence ATGAAACAGGCCATCGTCGCCCGCACGGACATCGGTATGGGACAGGGGAAACTCGCCGCGCAGGTCGCTCACGCGTCGCTGTCGGCCTACGAGAAGGCGGACGGCCAGCTACAGAGCCAGTGGAAGCAGGGCGGTCAGAAGAAGGTCGTCCTGAAAGGCGAGAGCGAGCGCCAACTCCACGAACTCGCCGCGATCGCCGACAGCGAGGGCATCCCCAACGCGATCGTCCGAGACGCGGGCCACACGCAACTCGAGCCCGGAACGGTCACGACGCTGGCCGTCGGTCCGGCGGGAGACGACCGCGTCGACAGCGTCACGGGCGAACTCTCCCTCTTCTGA
- the dcd gene encoding dCTP deaminase: MILSDADILERLEAGDLVVDPLDDPELQIQPASIDLRLGREFLEFQRTNIPCIHPNSEQEVDEYVTETIVEDGDDFILHPGDFVLGTTHERVEIPPDLIAHVEGRSSLGRLAVVVHATAGLCDPGYRGQITLELSNLGTAPVALTPGMRISQLTFTELKTEAERPYGSERGSKYQDQDGPQASRIQSDHEFGGDQLERDR, from the coding sequence ATGATCCTCTCCGACGCGGACATCCTCGAGCGACTCGAGGCCGGCGACCTCGTCGTCGACCCCCTCGACGACCCCGAGTTGCAGATCCAGCCCGCGAGCATCGACCTCCGACTCGGCCGAGAGTTCCTCGAGTTCCAGCGGACGAACATCCCCTGTATTCACCCCAACTCCGAACAGGAGGTCGACGAGTACGTCACCGAGACCATCGTCGAGGACGGCGACGACTTCATCCTGCATCCGGGGGACTTCGTGCTCGGGACGACCCACGAGCGCGTCGAGATCCCGCCGGACCTGATCGCCCACGTCGAGGGCCGGTCGTCCCTGGGTCGCCTCGCCGTGGTCGTCCACGCGACGGCGGGGCTGTGCGACCCCGGCTACCGCGGACAGATCACCCTCGAACTGTCGAATCTCGGCACCGCGCCCGTGGCACTCACGCCCGGAATGCGGATCTCCCAGCTGACGTTCACCGAACTGAAGACCGAGGCGGAGCGACCCTACGGTAGCGAGCGCGGCTCGAAGTACCAGGACCAGGACGGCCCGCAGGCCTCCCGGATCCAGAGCGACCACGAGTTCGGCGGCGACCAACTCGAGCGCGATCGGTAA